The stretch of DNA taatagacTTGCTATTACAATATCACGATGTATACGATCCATCACTTTGGAGATTGTCTCATTGCATCACCCTGTAAGTAGTTGaataattctatatatatttataaatacatatttaaacgAATAGTTCGAAGTATTCTGCAAAAATCGAATTTCTCATAGGATACAATTTTACGAAGTtgtttttatgaatttataatttaatagtcTGTTTCCTGCTAAGAGGAGTGattataattgtaaaaaatggGACTGAATGTTATTTCTATTAGGTAATTATTTAACAATTCATACCAATTtgtgaaatttatataaaatgttttataaaaaatGAATCATTCTTCAGCGGCAAGTCAGTtcctataaaatatttataaaaatttcatctTTGCATAAGAATAGTATTGATAACTCGTCAACACATTGCGCTTGTAAGAACACACACAGTGCATTTATGACTCtattaaatattccataaatatgAAGTATtccatttttatacatttattaccTTTTATGTTCCTGGGAAAATTTAGtttcatattaaattaatattattatccaTGATGATTGActgatttttatattattcattattttacaacaactataattttttaatactaATGTGCCAAAATgtgtttatataatataaacaaattttgctattaACGCAATAAAAATGTACAGTAATATTTTAATGTATCATCCCAGGAATTTGTAATTCATGATTACGACGTTTGACACTGCTATTGCATCGAGAGTATAAGGTACATTTTTTCTAGAATTGCATTAAGTaggtatatgtaaatagatatccaaaatttatatcatttaataataatgttaataattaaGAGTATTATTTTTAGTGACTTTTATGTTTCATGAATGTTTTACTATGTATATGCATATTTTGAACATTTGTCACAGTTTAGTTACATATTTATCAGAATTCCATTGAAAAATAGATACATCTTGTATGTTTATACTGTCTTCGAtattataatgctatataaagtatacCTTTTGTTCTATAATTCCTTTACATGATATGTAATTATCGCAAGAATGTCATGACGAATATCAcgatatataatgatataataaaattataagatTTTTAGGACGAACTTATTCTTTATGAAACACACAATTGACTCTTATAACTTCGACtgagttttatatttttaatttctttttactaAATTTATTTAGTTACTTCTATGTATAAGCTAacatgaaaataaaagcttaatTTATTTTAGCTTTATAGCTAAAATTCTTCTATAGTTACATTATACAAGATTTCAAAAACTGTaacgaaataataaatacatgaACTATTTATAATTGTTAGTGCCGATAATTGTTCTTAAAGATGTAGTTGTAATTCTTTAAgaagggaaagaagaaaaaatagatACTGGAACGAAAATATTCTACCATCATTGATCCTGTTACTGTTATCAGATAGGTGATAAAGACTAAGAATAAACACagtatgtaatatttaaaaaatatttataaaattgtgtaAATGTAACTATGTATTATGACCACACACAGAATAATAAACAACAAGAATGATTGCAGCAGTATAAGTAATTTCAGTTACCATATTTTGAACTATAATACTTAATACCATTAATAATTGAATATCTAGCATACTTAGTTAGAAGAGCATTAACATTCATTTTATGTGTTGTTAAATttctgaaaaagaaaataaaataatttctatgaCAAAAAGATTGTATTTTACAAATGCAATTAATTTTTGCTTACGTTATATAGGGTGTTATTTCTTGAACTGTCCATTTCTTTTTTGCTTTAAAAAGTTTATTAAATCTTTCATCAATATCTATTGGCAAATCAGTTTCTGGGAaagatattatttctttttccatcAAATTATTCCACTTAATAATTGCAATTCCATATAGATATTCTTCTTTTGGTTCTATTTCTACAtacaaagaaatataatataagcagctatttttattataagtaACATATGTAAATTGCAATTCTTTTTacgaaaatttttatttactttctgGGGTACCAATATTCCATGATTTCATGAATTGTTTGTATTCAGTTACTGGAGAAGCAACAAACAGTACTTTTGCTAAAGTTTTGCAACATTTTTCTTCATTATATCTATAATATTGTTACTTATTACAACtagttaaaattataaaatacattatGTATATTAGAAAGATTTCTGTATAAGTTGTCTATACTTATATAATGGTGTTCCATCCTTCCTTAATTTTTCACTTATTTCTGTATATTTTGTAAACAAAGTATTAAAAACTGGTTTGTAAATAAATTCCTTCAAAAATTCATATGTAATTTCTTTGTCTACTTCATCTATTTCCCAACTATTTTCCTCAAAAAGATCTAACATAAGTGTTAAACTTCGGACCTCAAATTCAAATGATATAAGCCGAAAATAACCTTGAGACCAAAAAAcaagaaataatataattatttaatattaatattagtaTAGTTAATTAATATCGTTACTTAATATCAAGTATgtgataattaataatttttgtaacaaATATACTACCATCAATATtggttattaaataattatttaaagctTGGATTAGTTCAGCTTCACTGGCTTGTATTTCGTTTTTTAATCTATGCCAATCATATAAAAGTTCGTGGGATATCGATGATTCATACTCTATTCCTTTAAAAGATGTGGGCTCAAGAATATTAAGTAATTTTTCCAATTTAGGTCTACACTCCTTTACCttcgatattttatacatatattcacAGATAGAAAAATTTATACTTTCTTACTGTATCGATTTACATCAACCTTACATACCTCATAGTATGTATGAAAAATCCCACAAATATTATAAGCTTTTATTATTCGATCTGTATCCACATTTATCTCTTGAGATAAATTTAATCTTGGTACTAACAAATAGGAATTAGATGTTTCTGCCTCA from Bombus affinis isolate iyBomAffi1 chromosome 3, iyBomAffi1.2, whole genome shotgun sequence encodes:
- the LOC126914290 gene encoding sister chromatid cohesion protein DCC1, coding for METVKASYSRTMEEVQESLKLAVINESDLLNVTQILYSAKEHNMQEHIKLLELDENLIETVNTGDSLTFQGTEEDSVVLCTKDRTYDISEAETSNSYLLVPRLNLSQEINVDTDRIIKAYNICGIFHTYYEVKECRPKLEKLLNILEPTSFKGIEYESSISHELLYDWHRLKNEIQASEAELIQALNNYLITNIDGYFRLISFEFEVRSLTLMLDLFEENSWEIDEVDKEITYEFLKEFIYKPVFNTLFTKYTEISEKLRKDGTPLYKYNEEKCCKTLAKVLFVASPVTEYKQFMKSWNIGTPEKIEPKEEYLYGIAIIKWNNLMEKEIISFPETDLPIDIDERFNKLFKAKKKWTVQEITPYITNLTTHKMNVNALLTKYARYSIINGIKYYSSKYGN